In Luteimonas sp. MC1750, the following proteins share a genomic window:
- a CDS encoding DUF2271 domain-containing protein — MRIPLTIVLGGLLATPVYAAELTVEVEIPRLTVAEYHRPYVAVYVEGADGKAAADLAVWYMQKDTAEGHGTKWLPDLRQWWRKSGRTQTLPVDGVSGPTRPAGRHALKFDARDPRLSGLAPGRYAVVVEAVREVGGRELLKIPFDWPAKAAQSGKAQGRSELGAVSLAFRP; from the coding sequence ATGCGCATTCCCCTGACCATCGTCCTCGGCGGCCTGCTGGCCACGCCCGTCTACGCCGCCGAGCTGACCGTCGAGGTCGAGATCCCGCGCCTGACGGTGGCCGAGTACCACCGGCCCTACGTCGCGGTGTATGTCGAAGGCGCCGACGGCAAGGCCGCCGCCGACCTGGCCGTCTGGTACATGCAGAAGGACACCGCCGAAGGCCACGGCACCAAGTGGCTGCCCGACCTGCGCCAGTGGTGGCGCAAGTCCGGGCGCACGCAGACGCTTCCGGTCGACGGCGTGAGCGGTCCCACCCGCCCGGCAGGCCGCCATGCGCTGAAGTTCGACGCGCGCGATCCGCGCCTGTCCGGCCTGGCGCCCGGCCGTTACGCCGTGGTGGTCGAAGCGGTGCGCGAGGTGGGCGGACGCGAACTGCTCAAGATTCCATTCGACTGGCCGGCCAAGGCCGCCCAGTCCGGCAAGGCGCAGGGCCGGAGCGAACTCGGCGCGGTCAGCCTCGCGTTCCGGCCCTGA
- a CDS encoding PepSY-associated TM helix domain-containing protein, with amino-acid sequence MTAPPSSSASADARQRRGFWLRTLHQWHWISSAVCLVGMLLFAVTGITLNHAAKIEGDPRVDTRQLELPDRLRPQLDAHVDGTAPLPPALAAWLRDALDAPLGGRAAEWSEDEIYLSMPGPGRDAWLAIDKAGGTVEYERTDRGWVSYLNDLHKGRNSGPAWGWFIDVFAIACIVFTLTGLFLLQMHARQRPTTWPWVGLGLVVPVVLALLFIH; translated from the coding sequence GTGACGGCACCGCCTTCCTCCAGCGCCAGCGCTGACGCCCGCCAGCGCCGCGGCTTCTGGCTGCGCACCCTGCACCAGTGGCACTGGATCAGCTCGGCGGTCTGCCTGGTCGGGATGCTGCTGTTCGCGGTCACCGGCATCACCCTCAACCACGCCGCGAAGATCGAGGGCGACCCGAGGGTCGACACCCGGCAGCTGGAGCTGCCCGACCGCCTGCGGCCGCAGCTGGACGCGCACGTGGACGGCACCGCGCCGCTGCCGCCGGCCCTGGCGGCCTGGCTGCGCGACGCGCTCGATGCACCGCTGGGCGGGCGCGCGGCCGAATGGTCGGAAGACGAGATCTACCTGTCGATGCCGGGTCCGGGCCGCGACGCCTGGCTGGCGATCGACAAGGCCGGCGGCACGGTCGAATACGAGCGCACCGACCGCGGCTGGGTGTCCTACCTCAACGACCTCCACAAGGGCCGCAACAGCGGTCCTGCATGGGGCTGGTTCATCGACGTCTTCGCCATCGCCTGCATCGTCTTCACGCTGACCGGCCTGTTCCTGCTGCAGATGCACGCGCGCCAGCGCCCCACGACCTGGCCCTGGGTGGGCCTGGGCCTGGTGGTGCCGGTGGTGCTGGCGCTGCTCTTCATCCACTGA
- a CDS encoding TonB-dependent receptor, producing the protein MSTHAARLHGRRALAPTVLSASIAALLPLSAALAQDTLPVGAVATTDFDTIVVTAAGFEQKLTDAPASISVVTREELVTRPYITLIDAVRDLEGVDVGETSDKTGQKTISMRGMGPDYTLILVDGRRQNNHGDIYPNSFGGNQFNHIPPLDMIERIEVIRGPASTLYGADALGGVVNIITRKVGEHWRGSATVSRNVQENDDFGTDSTFDFALSGPLVRDRLGLGVRGSWYERDASTPDYEVISAPDGTQVERSLGFGGGGKTVDNTNRSAGLTLSWTPSEYQSLVFDYDTSKQEYDNTPYINNLGTETYPLGTVDGIEGLWRAAPRVGYASDQEFTRDQWALTWQGQWDWGNSFVSLAHIDTANHGRTLPFTVAERLLHQDMYCNNAATCGTGPYAGLTRAQRRQLVADTFLPRPGRTMDSSQYTLDAKFDFAVGERHHLVVGGQLIDGELEDGVFGMEDGGDGGGTVQEHRMWSLFAEDNWNPVDALTITLGLRHDDHNVFGSHLSPRAYAVWDVSPAWTLKGGISTGYKTPKTTDLYDGVTGFGGQGTSPFVGNPDLEPETSVNSEVALYWTSPDSRHNFNVTVFRNDFDDKIARGETSLSCAQTGGVRPCANLGDYGLLGYTTYAQNINIDEVRVQGAELAGRWGITEAVSLRANYTYTDSEQLSGPQQGLPLTDTAKHMANATLGWQASERFSMQLVSEIRSARYRDVFDGVRRDYEDYTVFHLGAQYRFSDRVAVNARINNLLDQDFTSFETLWTQDAGTGEWLPTYLDDYNNKDKARNLWVSLNVQF; encoded by the coding sequence ATGTCCACCCACGCTGCCCGCCTGCACGGGCGCCGCGCGCTCGCGCCCACCGTCCTGTCCGCCTCGATCGCAGCCCTGCTCCCGCTGTCCGCGGCGCTGGCGCAGGACACCCTGCCGGTGGGTGCCGTCGCCACCACGGACTTCGACACCATCGTGGTCACCGCCGCCGGCTTCGAGCAGAAGCTCACCGACGCACCGGCGAGCATCAGCGTGGTGACCCGCGAGGAGCTGGTCACCCGTCCCTACATCACCCTGATCGACGCGGTGCGCGACCTGGAAGGCGTGGACGTGGGCGAGACCTCGGACAAGACCGGGCAGAAGACCATCAGCATGCGCGGCATGGGGCCCGACTACACCCTGATCCTGGTCGACGGACGGCGCCAGAACAACCACGGCGACATCTATCCCAACAGTTTCGGCGGCAACCAGTTCAACCACATCCCGCCGCTGGACATGATCGAGCGCATCGAGGTGATCCGCGGGCCGGCCTCGACCCTGTATGGCGCCGATGCGCTTGGCGGCGTCGTCAACATCATCACCCGCAAGGTCGGCGAGCACTGGCGCGGTTCGGCCACGGTGTCGCGCAATGTCCAGGAGAACGACGACTTCGGGACCGACAGCACCTTCGACTTCGCGCTGAGTGGCCCACTGGTCCGCGACCGGCTCGGCCTGGGCGTGCGCGGCTCCTGGTACGAGCGTGATGCCTCGACGCCCGACTACGAGGTGATCAGCGCGCCCGATGGCACCCAGGTGGAACGTTCGCTGGGCTTCGGCGGCGGCGGCAAGACCGTGGACAACACCAACCGTTCGGCTGGCCTCACCCTCAGCTGGACGCCCAGCGAATACCAGAGCCTGGTCTTCGACTACGACACGTCGAAGCAGGAATACGACAACACGCCCTACATCAACAACCTCGGCACCGAGACCTATCCGCTGGGCACGGTCGACGGCATCGAAGGCCTGTGGCGCGCGGCGCCGCGCGTGGGCTACGCCTCCGACCAGGAGTTCACCCGCGACCAGTGGGCCCTCACTTGGCAGGGCCAGTGGGACTGGGGCAACAGCTTCGTGTCGCTGGCCCACATCGACACCGCCAACCATGGCCGCACCCTGCCCTTCACCGTCGCCGAGCGGCTGCTGCACCAGGACATGTACTGCAACAACGCGGCCACCTGCGGCACCGGGCCCTACGCCGGGCTGACCCGCGCGCAGCGCCGCCAGCTGGTGGCCGACACCTTCCTGCCGCGGCCCGGCCGCACGATGGACAGCAGCCAGTACACGCTCGACGCCAAGTTCGACTTCGCCGTCGGCGAGCGCCACCACCTCGTGGTTGGCGGCCAGCTCATCGACGGCGAGCTCGAGGACGGCGTGTTCGGCATGGAAGACGGCGGCGACGGTGGCGGCACGGTCCAGGAGCACCGGATGTGGTCGCTGTTCGCCGAGGACAACTGGAACCCGGTCGACGCGCTGACCATCACCCTGGGCCTGCGCCACGACGACCACAACGTCTTCGGCAGCCACCTCAGCCCGCGCGCCTATGCGGTCTGGGACGTGTCCCCGGCCTGGACCCTGAAGGGCGGCATCAGCACCGGCTACAAGACGCCCAAGACCACCGATCTCTACGACGGCGTCACCGGCTTCGGCGGCCAGGGCACCTCGCCCTTCGTCGGCAACCCGGACCTGGAGCCCGAGACCAGCGTCAACAGCGAGGTCGCGCTGTACTGGACCTCGCCCGACAGCCGCCACAACTTCAACGTGACCGTCTTCCGCAACGATTTCGACGACAAGATCGCCCGCGGCGAGACCAGCCTGAGCTGCGCGCAGACCGGCGGCGTGCGCCCCTGCGCCAACCTCGGCGACTACGGCCTGCTCGGCTACACCACCTACGCGCAGAACATCAACATCGACGAGGTGCGCGTGCAGGGCGCCGAGCTGGCCGGGCGCTGGGGCATCACCGAGGCCGTGTCGCTGCGCGCGAACTACACGTATACCGACAGCGAGCAGCTGAGCGGCCCGCAGCAGGGCCTGCCGCTGACCGACACGGCGAAGCACATGGCCAACGCCACCCTCGGCTGGCAGGCCAGCGAGCGCTTCAGCATGCAGCTGGTCTCGGAAATCCGCTCCGCGCGCTACCGCGACGTGTTCGACGGCGTGCGCCGCGACTACGAGGACTACACCGTGTTCCACCTTGGCGCGCAGTACCGCTTCAGCGACCGGGTCGCGGTCAACGCGCGCATCAACAACCTGCTGGACCAGGACTTCACGTCGTTCGAGACCCTGTGGACGCAGGACGCGGGCACCGGCGAATGGCTGCCGACCTATCTCGACGACTACAACAACAAGGACAAGGCGCGGAACCTCTGGGTCAGCCTGAACGTGCAGTTCTGA